Proteins from a genomic interval of Quercus robur chromosome 9, dhQueRobu3.1, whole genome shotgun sequence:
- the LOC126700113 gene encoding TMV resistance protein N-like isoform X2 has protein sequence MATQATSSSPSSTSSSSSSSSCPRWKYDVFLSFCGVDTRMNFTDHLYTALKQKGIITFRDDEKLERGKYISVELLKAIEESKYAIIVLSTKYAFSKWCLIELAKIVECMKKSRLTVLPVFYHVDPSDVRNQRGTLAEAFAEHEKDTKVNTEDMQAWKAALKDVGHLSGWHVHDRHESIVIQEILKKILGELNLISQNIVFKDLVGIESRVDEMLNLYLDEGLGGVRFVGICGMGGMGKTTIAQEIFKRISGNFEATCFIANVREEINNQYLVSLQKQLLSKILMESEINIWNVSEGISAIGNRLCNKKVLIVLDDVDREEQLEALAGKHDWFGLGSRIIVTSRDRHLLRRHEVDDVYTTKGLNDDEALELFSRRAFKNPHPKENYAKLSKDFVRCANGLPLALNVLGNSLFDKTMDEWKSALDKLKIELDGNIMKILQISFDGLMDTEKELFLDIACFFKGKKKDFIRDILESFGYHPDCNIRVLMDKSLITIEENGILWMHDLLQKLGQEIVRRESPKEPGKQSRLWIYKDVLHVLQKNTGTKVVEGIMLKISIQKEEHINYEVFSKMKKLRLLEINFEQPQHGLIRGNVQLPKSLSYLSDELRIIEWHGYPFKSMPTSFQPNKLVELRMRFSCIKNLWKGIMNLDELRLIDLSDSQNLIEMPDLSGAPKLKHLILQRCIKLSKIHASLGDHKQLIRLDLNGCKCLESLPHKINSEVLEIFNLGGCSRLKKFPEFVGNMSRLSKICFSETTIKHLPLSVEHLTSLTKLDLRDCKNLSSLPNDCCYLTSLKILTLSGCSKINELPENLGDIKSLEELDVSETAIRELPTSLVLLKNLKVLSLRECEGLSSTSSNKLISFPLMRKRRVDPTGMLGRSLSNLWSLTQLNLSYCNLQAIPDGLGCLSSLTHLDLRGNNFVYLPESTTQLSNMKILRLCGCKHLRSLPKLPLNIGFLDADGCTSLEILPLRPEDGPYPGLCLLNCKLINDEDYGDMLLTTLRHHIQFKGDEPIYDFIIPGKEISKWFSHQSVGTSVSLQVPSDKLKGVVACAIFVLHQHHALHQHHSDYVNGYRFTHRLGWYMKANGHEDQPYKFPFSEQFGKIESYHLCLCYYPYESFNPKLKENWSQVDANGLGQIEIGCKPDGPGLEVTKCGAHWVYEQDIEDLNQTMRGCSSSSCSITPYENDLEDSAKDTKTE, from the exons ATGGCCACTCAAGCAACTTCCTCCTCCCCCTCTTCAACTTCTtcgtcatcttcttcttcttcttgcccTCGATGGAAATACGATGTGTTCCTCAGTTTTTGCGGTGTTGACACCCGTATGAATTTCACAGATCATCTTTATACTGCTTTGAAACAAAAGGGTATTATCACTTTCCGGGATGATGAAAAACTTGAGCGAGGAAAGTATATTTCTGTAGAGCTCTTGAAAGCAATAGAAGAGTCCAAGTATGCTATCATCGTTCTCTCAACAAAATATGCTTTTTCAAAGTGGTGCTTGATTGAACTAGCAAAAATTGTTGAATGCATGAAGAAGTCCAGATTGACAGTTTTGCCTGTCTTTTATCATGTGGATCCCTCTGACGTAAGGAACCAGAGAGGCACTTTAGCTGAAGCCTTTGCTGAACATGAGAAAGATACCAAAGTTAACACAGAAGATATGCAAGCATGGAAAGCTGCTTTGAAAGATGTGGGTCATTTATCTGGATGGCATGTGCATGATAG GCATGAATCAATAGTTATCCAAGAAATCCTTAAAAAGATACTTGGTGAATTGAATCTTATatcccaaaatattgttttcAAGGACCTTGTTGGAATAGAATCTCGCGTGGATGAAATGTTGAATTTATATTTAGATGAAGGACTTGGTGGTGTTCGCTTTGTAGGGATTTGCGGGATGGGTGGAATGGGTAAAACAACTATTGCAcaagaaatttttaaaagaatatcTGGCAATTTTGAAGCTACTTGCTTTATTGCTAATGTTAGAGAAGAAATTAATAATCAATATCTAGTTTCTTTACAAAAACAACTTCTTTCTAAGATCCTCATGGAAAGTGAAATAAATATATGGAATGTTAGTGAAGGAATTAGTGCTATAGGGAATAGACTATGCAACAAAAAGGTTCTTATAGTTCTTGATGATGTAGACAGAGAAGAACAACTAGAAGCATTAGCAGGGAAACATGATTGGTTTGGTCTTGGGAGTAGAATTATTGTAACAAGTAGAGATAGGCATTTGTTGAGAAGACACGAAGTGGATGATGTATATACAACTAAGGGGTTGAATGATGATGAAGCCTTGGAGCTTTTTAGTAGGAGAGCTTTCAAGAATCCACATCCTAAAGAAAATTATGCGAAATTGTCCAAGGATTTTGTGAGATGTGCTAACGGCCTTCCTTTAGCTCTTAATGTTTTAGGTAATTCATTGTTCGATAAAACAATGGATGAATGGAAAAGTGCCCTAGATAAACTAAAAATAGAACTTGATggaaatattatgaaaattctTCAAATAAGTTTTGATGGGCTAATGGATACAGAGAAAGAACTATTTTtagatattgcatgtttcttcaaaggaaagaaaaaagatttcataAGAGATATACTAGAAAGTTTCGGTTACCACCCAGACTGCAATATTCGTGTCCTCATGGATAAATCTCTCATAACCATTGAAGAAAATGGAATTTTgtggatgcatgatttgcttCAAAAACTAGGTCAAGAAATTGTTCGTCGTGAGTCCCCTAAAGAGCCAGGGAAACAAAGTAGGTTGTGGATTTATAAGGATGTCCTTCATGTATTGCAGAAAAATACT GGAACGAAGGTAGTTGAAGGCATAATGCTaaagatttctatccaaaaagAGGAACACATAAATTATGAAGTCTTttcaaagatgaaaaaattgagattgcttgaaattaattttgagcaacctcaacatggCCTCATTAGAGGTAATGTGCAACTTCCAAAAAGTCTTAGTTATCTTTCTGATGAGTTACGCATTATAGAATGGCACGGATATCCTTTTAAATCCATGCCAACTagttttcaaccaaacaaacttGTTGAACTCAGAATGCGTTTTAGCTGCATCAAAAACTTGTGGAAAGGAATTATG AATTTAGACGAGTTAAGACTCATTGACCTAAGTGACTCCCAAAACTTGATTGAGATGCCAGACCTTAGTGGAGCTCCAAAGCTTAAGCACTTGATTCTTCAACGTTGTATAAAACTATCTAAAATTCATGCATCTCTTGGAGATCACAAACAACTTATTCGATTGGATTTGAATGGTTGCAAATGTCTCGAAAGCCTTCCTCACAAGATCAACTCAGAAGTACTCGAAATTTTCAATCTTGGTGGTTGTTCAAGACTAAAGAAGTTTCCAGAATTTGTTGGAAATATGTCACGTTTGTCAAAAATTTGTTTCAGTGAGACTACTATAAAACATCTACCATTATCAGTAGAGCATTTAACTAGCCTTACTAAATTAGATCTAAGAGATTGCAAAAACCTTTCAAGTCTTCCAAATGATTGTTGTTATTTGACGTCTCTAAAAATTCTCACTTTGTCTGGTTGCTCAAAAATTAATGAACTGCCAGAGAATTTGGGGGATATCAAAAGTCTTGAGGAGCTAGACGTGAGTGAAACTGCTATAAGAGAATTACCCACTTCGTTGGTTCTcttaaaaaatctcaaagtACTGTCTCTTCGTGAATGTGAAGGCTTATCATCTACATCATCAAATAAACTCATCAGTTTTCCTTTAATGCGAAAAAGAAGAGTAGACCCCACGGGCATGTTAGGGCGTTCTCTTTCTAATTTATGGTCTTTGACCCAATTGAATCTAAGTTATTGCAACCTTCAAGCAATCCCTGATGGTCTTGGTTGTTTGTCCTCTTTAACACATTTAGATCTTAGgggaaataattttgtttaccTTCCTGAGAGTACCACTCAACTATCTAATATGAAGATTCTTCGTCTGTGTGGTTGCAAACATCTTCGATCTTTGCCAAAGCTTCCATTAAATATTGGGTTTCTTGATGCAGATGGTTGTACCTCATTGGAAATATTACCATTAAGACCTGAAGATGGTCCTTATCCGGGCCTCTGTCTTCTCAATTGTAAATTGATTAACGATGAAGACTACGGTGACATGTTATTAACAACGCTAAGACATCACATTCAATttaag GGAGATGAACCCATTTATGATTTTATAATTCCTGGAAAAGAAATTTCGAAATGGTTTAGCCATCAAAGTGTGGGGACTTCAGTGAGTTTGCAAGTGCCTTCAGATAAATTGAAAGGAGTTGTTGCGTGTGCAATTTTTGTACTCCACCAACATCATGCACTCCACCAACATCATTCAGATTATGTTAATGGTTATAGATTTACGCATAGGCTTGGGTGGTACATGAAAGCCAACGGGCATGAAGACCAACCCTATAAGTTTCCTTTTTCGGAACAATTTGGTAAGATTGAATCGTATCATCTTTGCCTATGTTACTATCCCTATGAATCATTCAATCcgaaattgaaagaaaattggAGTCAAGTAGATGCTAATGGATTGGGTCAAATTGAGATTGGATGTAAACCTGATG GTCCAGGATTAGAGGTTACAAAATGCGGGGCCCATTGGGTATACGAGCAAGACATTGAAGATCTGAACCAAACTATGCGTGGGTGCAGCAGCAGCAGCTGTAGCATCACTCCTTATGAAAATGATTTGGAAGATTCAGCAAAAGATACCAAAACTGAGTGA